The following proteins come from a genomic window of Chelmon rostratus isolate fCheRos1 chromosome 23, fCheRos1.pri, whole genome shotgun sequence:
- the sec24d gene encoding protein transport protein Sec24D has protein sequence MSQQGYVAAPPYSQAQPGMGGYQGGFGTGPAQPLYGHYGGPPQAFAAPPTAMMKSPVSSAAGMPPPPVSTQYNPNIQQNGAHPQRYPAPPAASAAYGQPPQSPYNTMASPAPPPTQQLTNQMSAMNLGNYAPGPMQSPPPPSSSVAQQPFQTSPPPAMGQPQMPPGMQSPPATMPMAGPPMGGPQMAGPPMAGMGRPFPGPPPPGPGGFQQPSLGGAGPPGYPQQAGQFGGQMAGPQPGMPGAFPGAAAGLAGPPQKKLDPDSIPSTTQVIEDDKAKQGGQVFNTNIRGQVPPLVTTDFTVQDQGNASPRFIRCTSYTLPCTTDLAKQCQVPLASIIKPFASLPKNETPLYVVNHGETGPIRCNRCKAYMCPYMQFIDGGRRYQCGFCNCVNEVPVFYFQHLDHMGRRVDFYERPELSLGSYEFVATMDYCKNNKPPNPPAYIFMIDVSYNNIKSGLVKLICDELKTLLENLPREEGAESSAIKVGFVTYNKVLHFYNVKSALAQPQMMVVSDTAEMFVPLLDGFLVNYQESKAVISNLLDQIPDMFADTNESETVFAPVIQAGVEAFKAAECSGKLFIFHSSMPTAEAPGKLKNRDDKKLVNTEKEKTLFQPQKAVYEQLSKECVAQGCCVDLFLFPSQYVDLATMADVPSHTGGSVYKYNNFQVETDGEHFLRDLRKDVQKNIGFDTIMRVRTSTGFRATDFFGAIHMNNTTDIEMAAVDCDKAVTVELKHDDTLSEETGALMQCALLYTTINGQRRLRIHNLSLNCSSQLSELYKSCETDSLINFFAKSAYRAILNQPLKNVREILVNQTAHMLACYRKNCASPSAASQLILPDAMKVFPVYMNSLMKTAPLVGSTELSTDDRAHQRLSVMAMGVEDTQLLLYPRLIPLHNMDVSSEAPPAPLRCSEERLTDAGMFLLENGHSMFLWLGQASPPDLIQSIFNLPSLAHLQGHMPALPELDNPLSKKVRSIISGLLEKRPNSMKLQIVRQKDKPEMLFRQFLVEDKSLHGGASYMDFLCYVHREIRQLLT, from the exons ATGAGTCAACAGGGTTATGTTGCGGCACCCCCGTACTCCCAGGCCCAGCCAGGGATGGGGGGCTACCAAGGTGGATTTGGGACTGGCCCTGCACAGCCCCTCTACGGGCATTATGGGGGACCACCCCAAGCATTCGCCGCCCCGCCAACGG CTATGATGAAATCACCAGTTTCTTCTGCTGCCGGCATGCCTCCACCTCCAGTGTCCACTCAGTACAATCCAAATATCCAGCAGAATGGCGCACACCCACAAAG ATACCCCGCTCCAccagctgcttctgctgcttatGGGCAACCTCCGCAGTCTCCATACAACACCATGGCCTCTCCGGCCCCGCCTCCAACTCAGCAGCTCACCAATCAGATGAGTGCTATGAACTTGGGCAACTATG CCCCAGGTCCCATGCAGAGCCCTCCTCCCCCATCGAGCTCTGTAGCCCAGCAGCCTTTCCAAACATCCCCTCCTCCAGCAATGGGCCAGCCACAGATGCCTCCAGGCATGCAGTCACCCCCAGCAACCATGCCAATGGCGGGCCCACCAATGGGAGGCCCACAAATGGCAGGCCCTCCAATGGCAGGCATGGGTAGACCCTTCCCCGGACCACCTCCTCCAGGCcctggaggtttccagcagccTAGTCTCGGAGGTGCTGGTCCACCAGGATATCCACAGCAAGCAG GTCAGTTTGGGGGACAAATGGCTGGGCCCCAGCCAGGCATGCCAGGGGCCTTCCCTGGAGCAGCAGCCGGACTGGCTGGACCACCTCAGAAGAAACTGGACCCTGACTCTATCCCCAGCACA ACCCAGGTGATTGAGGATGACAAAGCAAAGCAAGGGGGGCAGGTCTTCAACACAAACATTAGAGGACAGGTTCCACCTCTGGTCACGACTGACTTCACAGTCCAGGACCAAG GCAATGCCAGTCCCAGGTTCATACGTTGCACCAGCTACACTCTACCCTGCACCACCGATCTGGCCAAACAGTGCCAAGTGCCCCTGGCTTCCATCATTAAACCCTTTGCCAGTTTGCCAAAGAATGAG ACTCCTCTATATGTTGTGAACCATGGCGAGACGGGCCCGATCCGCTGCAACCGATGCAAGGCCTACATGTGTCCCTATATGCAGTTTATTGATGGAGGGCGTCGCTACCAGTGTGGTTTCTGCAACTGTGTCAATGAAG TGCCAGTCTTCTATTTCCAACATCTGGACCACATGGGCCGGAGGGTGGACTTCTACGAGAGGCCTGAGCTTTCCCTGGGGTCCTATGAGTTTGTAGCCACCATGGATTACTGCAAG AACAACAAGCCCCCGAACCCTCCTGCCTACATCTTTATGATTGACGTGTCCTACAACAACATTAAAAGTGGGCTGGTGAAACTGATATGTGATGAGCTGAAGACTCTGCTGGAGAATCTGCCCAG AGAGGAAGGTGCGGAGAGCTCTGCGATTAAGGTCGGCTTTGTCACCTACAACAAGGTCCTCCACTTCTACAACGTGAAGAGCGCTCTGGCTCAGCCTCAGATGATGGTTGTGTCAGACACGGCTGAGATGTTTGTCCCGCTGCTCGACGGCTTCCTCGTCAACTACCAGGAATCGAAGGCCGTGATCTCCAA cctcctgGACCAGATCCCTGACATGTTTGCAGACACCAACGAGAGCGAAACGGTCTTTGCCCCTGTCATCCAGGCCGGCGTGGAGGCATTCAAG GCAGCAGAATGTAGCGGAAAGCTCTTCATCTTCCACTCCTCCATGCCAACCGCCGAGGCTCCCGGTAAACTGAAGAACAGGGATGACAAAAAGCTGGTCAACACTGAGAAAGAGAAG ACCCTGTTCCAGCCTCAGAAAGCAGTGTACGAGCAGCTGTCTAAGGAGTGTGTGGCACAGGGCTGCTGCGTggatctcttcctcttccccagCCAGTACGTGGACTTGGCAACCATGGCTGATGTCCCATCGCACACCGGAGGCTCCGTCTACAAGTACAACAACTTCCAG GTGGAGACCGACGGGGAGCATTTCCTGAGAGATCTGAGGAAAGACGTGCAGAAGAACATCGGATTTGATACCATCATGCGTGTTCGTACCAGTACGG GCTTCAGAGCCACAGACTTCTTCGGAGCCATCCATATGAACAACACCACAGACATAGAGATGGCAGCTGTGGACTGCGACAAGGCTGTGACCGTAGAGTTGAAGCACGACGACACGCTCAGTGAGGAGACTGGGGCGCTCATGCAG TGTGCCTTGCTGTACACCACCATCAACGGGCAGCGACGTCTCCGCATCCACAACCTCAGCCTGAACTGCAGCTCGCAGCTGTCTGAGCTGTACAAGAGCTGCGAGACCGACTCACTCATCAACTTCTTCGCCAAATCAG CTTACCGCGCCATATTGAACCAACCTCTCAAGAATGTGAGGGAGATCCTGGTCAACCAGACAGCCCACATGCTGGCCTGCTACAGGAAGAACTGTGCCAGCCCCTCCGCTGCCAGCCAG CTGATCCTGCCTGACGCCATGAAGGTGTTTCCAGTCTACATGAACAGCCTCATGAAAACCGCTCCCTTGGTCGGCAGCACGGAGCTCTCGACAGATGACAGAGCGCATCAGAGGCTGTCGGTCATGGCCATGGGGGTGgaggacacacagctgctgctctaCCCACGCCTCATCCCGCTG CACAACATGGACGTGAGCAGCGAGGCCCCACCTGCTCCGCTGCGCTGCTCGGAGGAGCGTCTGACAGACGCTGGCATGTTCCTGCTGGAGAACGGCCACTCCATGTTTCTGTGGCTGGGCCAAGCGAGCCCGCCAGACCTCATCCAGAGCATCTTTAACCTGCCCTCGCTCGCCCACCTGCAAGGACACATG cccGCTCTGCCAGAACTGGACAACCCATTGTCAAAGAAGGTGCGATCCATCATCAGCGGCCTGCTTGAAAAGAGGCCGAACTCCATGAAG CTCCAAATCGTGAGGCAGAAGGACAAACCAGAGATGCTGTTCCGTCAGTTCCTGGTGGAGGATAAAAGCCTGCACGGTGGAGCTTCCTACATGGACTTCCTTTGCTACGTTCACCGAGAGATCAGGCAGCTGCTCACTTAA